The Leptospira fletcheri genome includes a region encoding these proteins:
- the mutS gene encoding DNA mismatch repair protein MutS encodes MSTERIEADFSAALDTPMMRQYMDIKAKFKDSVLFFRMGDFYEMFLEDAKIASAILDIALTKRQNSVPMCGIPYHSKDAYIAKLLSAGKKIAICEQSKPDDSNPKLMTREVVRIITPGTVIEENLLSGYRSNYLCMILPKTALVFVGMADVSTGEVLQFAISVSDPEGLSAELEKFQPSEICVLEKDKERIVDWEGFGEKNFTLLPASAEGGNEAKDPFHSVRNCLEYYVRENYRDGSLTLREAKILNAGSFLEMDRETILNLELTENEHGKNHTLFSILNFCHTAKGKRLLKQRILFPETDLAVLESRWEKQDLLRKIPSQPILQSLKDLGDLERILTRFRNNKSAPRDFKTILTAIETAFSLKETLNAIGYPIRYPIAKLADLETYIRERLHTDELPVILGNGKFLRDGFLPELDRAREAGSKGMDWILELETSEKKSTGLSTLKIKYNKIVGYFIEISRNQAEQAPKEYLKKQTLVTTERFTNSRLEEIERAILESDDTIRILEKTEFERMTAEVLRFTNELLELSEEFGDLDFQLSLIKAEENYGWTRAKFSQNSGSFMKESRHPVVEAALPVGSKFVPNDVQLDTGDNAIAILTGPNMAGKSTFMRQIALNQILFQIGSGVSATKAELPIVDKLFTRIGAGDNLTAGESTFFVEMKETAHILRNCTPQSLLLFDEVGRGTSTYDGMSIAWAILEFLSEMPRRPKTVFATHYHELTELSRLPGIWNIHMETLEKDDKVLFLKKVKPGKAKKSFGIYVAQLAGVPETVVKRAGEILSDLESRKKEIRIRTREPSLFQDFQASSPEQTFWKEWKNEISSLPLDSMTPMEALRLLDEWKRKLNARKKSDPD; translated from the coding sequence ATGTCGACTGAACGGATAGAGGCGGATTTTTCCGCGGCACTGGACACGCCTATGATGCGTCAATATATGGACATCAAGGCGAAATTCAAAGACTCCGTCCTTTTCTTTCGAATGGGAGATTTCTACGAAATGTTTCTGGAGGACGCGAAAATCGCTTCCGCGATCCTGGACATCGCTCTCACAAAAAGACAAAACTCCGTACCGATGTGCGGAATTCCGTACCATAGCAAGGACGCTTATATCGCAAAACTTCTCTCGGCGGGAAAGAAGATCGCGATCTGCGAACAATCCAAACCGGACGATTCCAACCCCAAGTTGATGACTCGGGAGGTGGTCCGGATCATCACTCCGGGCACGGTTATCGAAGAAAACCTACTTTCTGGGTATAGAAGCAATTATCTCTGCATGATCCTCCCGAAAACGGCCCTCGTATTCGTCGGTATGGCGGACGTATCGACGGGAGAAGTGTTGCAGTTCGCGATCTCGGTTTCCGATCCCGAGGGCCTATCGGCCGAACTGGAAAAATTCCAACCCAGCGAAATCTGCGTTTTGGAAAAGGACAAAGAAAGAATCGTCGATTGGGAAGGATTCGGGGAGAAAAATTTCACTCTTCTTCCCGCTTCCGCAGAAGGGGGCAACGAGGCCAAAGATCCTTTCCATTCCGTCAGAAATTGCCTCGAATATTACGTTCGGGAAAACTACCGGGACGGCTCCCTAACCTTAAGAGAGGCGAAGATTTTAAACGCCGGATCATTTCTCGAAATGGATCGGGAAACGATTCTAAATCTGGAATTGACGGAAAACGAGCACGGAAAAAATCACACACTCTTTTCCATATTAAATTTCTGTCATACAGCAAAGGGAAAAAGACTTCTGAAACAAAGGATCCTTTTTCCGGAGACGGATCTTGCGGTTTTGGAATCCAGATGGGAAAAACAGGATCTACTTCGGAAAATTCCTTCTCAACCGATCTTACAGTCCTTGAAGGATTTGGGGGATTTGGAACGAATCCTGACCCGATTCCGGAACAATAAGTCTGCGCCCCGGGATTTTAAGACGATCTTAACGGCGATTGAAACGGCTTTTTCTCTGAAAGAAACTCTGAATGCGATCGGCTATCCGATCCGGTACCCGATTGCGAAGCTGGCGGATCTGGAAACCTATATTCGGGAAAGACTTCATACGGACGAATTACCCGTGATCTTAGGAAACGGTAAATTTCTAAGGGATGGATTCCTGCCGGAATTGGATCGAGCAAGAGAAGCCGGTTCCAAAGGGATGGATTGGATCCTGGAATTGGAGACTTCCGAAAAGAAAAGCACAGGCCTTTCGACTCTCAAAATCAAGTACAACAAAATCGTAGGATATTTCATAGAGATATCCAGAAACCAGGCTGAACAAGCTCCGAAGGAATATTTAAAAAAACAGACATTAGTCACCACGGAAAGATTTACGAATTCGCGTCTGGAGGAAATAGAAAGAGCCATTTTGGAATCGGATGACACGATCCGGATTCTGGAAAAAACCGAATTCGAAAGAATGACCGCCGAAGTACTAAGATTTACGAACGAGCTTCTGGAATTATCCGAGGAATTCGGAGATTTGGATTTTCAGCTTTCTCTAATAAAGGCGGAAGAGAATTACGGCTGGACCAGAGCCAAATTCAGTCAAAATTCCGGCAGTTTCATGAAGGAGTCCAGACATCCCGTAGTGGAGGCCGCCTTACCCGTGGGCTCCAAATTCGTTCCCAACGATGTGCAATTGGATACGGGCGACAACGCGATCGCCATTCTGACGGGACCGAATATGGCCGGAAAATCCACGTTCATGCGACAAATCGCCCTCAACCAGATCCTGTTTCAGATAGGTTCCGGTGTCTCCGCGACCAAGGCGGAGTTGCCGATCGTGGACAAACTGTTTACCAGAATCGGAGCGGGCGATAATCTTACCGCAGGCGAATCCACCTTCTTCGTGGAGATGAAGGAGACAGCGCATATCTTGAGGAACTGCACTCCTCAATCTTTGTTACTGTTCGACGAAGTGGGACGAGGAACTTCCACCTACGACGGAATGAGTATAGCCTGGGCGATTTTGGAATTCCTTTCGGAAATGCCCCGGAGACCGAAGACGGTATTTGCGACGCATTACCACGAACTTACGGAACTCTCTAGGCTTCCGGGGATTTGGAACATACACATGGAAACTTTAGAAAAAGATGATAAGGTGCTTTTTTTAAAAAAGGTAAAACCGGGGAAGGCGAAAAAATCCTTCGGAATTTACGTGGCCCAGTTGGCAGGCGTCCCCGAAACCGTGGTAAAACGAGCCGGGGAAATTCTTTCCGACCTCGAGTCCAGAAAAAAGGAAATTCGGATCCGAACGAGAGAGCCTTCCCTATTCCAGGATTTTCAAGCTTCCTCTCCCGAACAAACCTTTTGGAAAGAATGGAAAAACGAGATTTCTTCCCTACCCTTGGACTCTATGACTCCGATGGAAGCGCTGCGGCTGTTGGACGAATGGAAAAGAAAATTGAATGCCCGGAAAAAAAGCGATCCGGATTGA